In one Pseudomonas sp. MM211 genomic region, the following are encoded:
- a CDS encoding NTP/NDP exchange transporter, which yields MFSANLVRRFGVAINAERHELSPALAGFALFFCLFSGYFMLRPIRESMGIMAGIENLQWLFTATFVVMLVAVPSFAWLSSRVPRIHFVDWVYGFFCLNLLAFAGLFQLSDENVWLARVFYVWISVYNLFVVSVAWSLMADVFDGRQAKRLFAFIAAGASVGGLVGPAMSALLVGVIGESGLMLLAAMLLGAALALKAPLMRWREVGGAGRPGAAPTESTRKPLTGNPFSGLTRVLQSPYLLAIAGFVVLLATVTTFLYFEQARLVAERFPDRESQIRVFGIIDVIVQAGALLSQLFITGRIAQKLGVRMLLAIVPILVCVGFIGLALAPTFAMLAGLMIVRRIGEYAFVRPGREMLFAPLDAESKYKAKGFIDTVVYRAGDAISGWLKSGLDMLSQGAVLVAIVGALCALVWGALGWYLGRQADEMSKRATPEAKEGTREVLASH from the coding sequence ATGTTTTCAGCAAATCTGGTGCGGCGCTTCGGCGTCGCCATCAACGCCGAACGCCACGAACTGAGTCCCGCACTTGCGGGGTTCGCCCTGTTTTTCTGCCTGTTCTCCGGCTATTTCATGCTGCGGCCCATTCGCGAGTCGATGGGCATCATGGCCGGTATCGAGAACCTGCAATGGCTGTTCACCGCCACCTTCGTGGTCATGCTGGTGGCGGTGCCGTCGTTCGCCTGGCTCAGCTCCCGGGTGCCGCGTATCCACTTCGTCGACTGGGTCTACGGGTTCTTCTGTCTGAACCTGCTGGCCTTTGCCGGGCTGTTTCAGCTCAGTGATGAAAACGTCTGGCTGGCAAGGGTGTTCTACGTGTGGATCTCGGTCTACAACCTGTTCGTGGTCTCGGTAGCCTGGAGCCTGATGGCCGATGTGTTCGACGGGCGGCAGGCCAAACGACTGTTCGCGTTCATCGCGGCTGGCGCCAGTGTTGGCGGCCTGGTCGGGCCGGCCATGAGTGCGCTGCTGGTCGGCGTTATCGGCGAGTCCGGGTTGATGCTACTGGCGGCCATGCTGCTAGGCGCCGCGCTGGCGCTCAAGGCACCGCTGATGCGCTGGCGGGAAGTGGGTGGCGCCGGCAGACCGGGCGCGGCACCTACGGAGAGCACCCGCAAGCCGCTGACGGGCAATCCATTCAGCGGCCTGACGCGGGTGCTGCAATCGCCTTATCTGCTGGCGATTGCCGGATTCGTGGTGCTGCTCGCGACCGTGACGACCTTTTTGTATTTCGAGCAGGCGCGCCTGGTGGCTGAGCGCTTCCCTGACCGCGAGTCGCAGATCCGGGTATTCGGCATCATCGATGTGATCGTGCAGGCCGGCGCCTTGCTGTCGCAGTTGTTCATTACCGGGCGCATCGCTCAGAAACTGGGCGTGCGCATGTTGTTGGCGATCGTGCCGATATTGGTCTGCGTGGGCTTTATCGGGCTTGCCCTGGCGCCGACGTTCGCCATGCTGGCGGGGCTGATGATCGTCAGACGCATTGGTGAGTACGCCTTCGTCAGGCCTGGACGGGAAATGCTCTTCGCGCCGCTGGATGCCGAGAGCAAATACAAGGCGAAGGGCTTTATCGACACCGTCGTCTACCGGGCCGGCGATGCGATCAGTGGCTGGTTGAAGAGTGGCCTGGATATGCTCAGCCAGGGTGCGGTGCTGGTGGCAATCGTGGGTGCGCTCTGCGCATTGGTCTGGGGAGCACTCGGCTGGTACCTGGGCAGGCAGGCCGACGAGATGAGCAAGCGCGCCACGCCGGAGGCGAAAGAGGGGACGAGGGAGGTGCTTGCCAGTCACTAG
- a CDS encoding SDR family oxidoreductase yields the protein MLEAGIASAQSQPKPEWSLADMPSQSGRIFLVTGGTSGMGYEDAKALAAAGAEVVIAARNPERGKEAIARIKQEVRGAQVQFEAVDLADLASVKALGERLNATLPRLDGLINNAAVMAPPERATSADGFELQLATNYLGHFALTGHVLPLLRKSDAPRVVTLSSIAVGRGSINFADLQSEQAYNPYSSYAQSKLAVLMWAFELQRRSEAQGWGIQSIAAHPGVAVTELIKRGPGLDSDFGREWAKDRERYHSAAQGALPTLYAATAPDAQPGAYYGPIGEEEKRGPLGLATVPAAAKDAEAAARLWQVAEQLTGVSYR from the coding sequence ATGCTTGAAGCCGGCATTGCCAGTGCCCAGAGTCAGCCAAAACCAGAGTGGAGCCTGGCCGACATGCCCTCGCAGAGCGGGCGTATTTTCCTCGTCACCGGCGGTACCAGCGGCATGGGCTATGAAGATGCCAAGGCTCTGGCAGCGGCTGGCGCCGAGGTGGTGATTGCCGCACGCAACCCAGAGCGCGGCAAGGAAGCCATTGCCCGCATCAAGCAGGAAGTTCGGGGTGCCCAGGTGCAGTTTGAGGCGGTCGATCTGGCCGACCTGGCATCGGTCAAGGCGCTCGGGGAACGCCTCAACGCAACCTTGCCGCGCCTCGATGGGCTGATCAACAACGCGGCCGTGATGGCGCCCCCAGAGCGAGCCACTTCAGCAGATGGCTTCGAGCTGCAATTGGCCACCAACTATCTGGGGCATTTTGCCCTGACTGGCCATGTGCTACCGCTGTTGCGCAAGAGCGACGCCCCTCGTGTCGTTACGCTGTCCAGCATTGCGGTCGGGCGCGGCAGCATCAACTTCGCGGACCTGCAGTCCGAACAGGCCTACAACCCTTACTCATCCTATGCCCAGTCCAAACTGGCCGTTCTGATGTGGGCCTTCGAGTTGCAACGCCGCAGCGAGGCGCAAGGTTGGGGCATCCAGAGCATCGCCGCGCACCCGGGTGTTGCCGTGACCGAGCTGATCAAGCGTGGGCCTGGCCTGGATAGCGATTTTGGGCGCGAATGGGCCAAGGATCGCGAGCGCTATCACTCCGCTGCTCAAGGCGCATTACCGACCCTGTATGCGGCCACTGCGCCGGACGCACAGCCCGGCGCTTACTACGGGCCGATCGGTGAGGAGGAGAAACGCGGGCCGCTGGGGCTGGCTACCGTGCCAGCTGCGGCGAAGGACGCCGAAGCAGCGGCTCGCCTGTGGCAGGTTGCTGAACAACTGACCGGCGTCAGCTACCGCTGA
- a CDS encoding LysR family transcriptional regulator gives MRQPNLTDVALFAAVVEAGGFRVAAQKRGMSASSISDCVRRLESDLGVRLLNRTTRSVVPTDVGARLLERLRPALDEIGAAFSDLDDDALHPVGTLRLNVPVPIARFVLPQLIPTFLERYPGVSVEVTMDNTFIDVIAAGYDAGVRYEERVAKDMIAVPIGPRRQRFVAAASPAYLQKYGTPLHPRDLLNHRLIGHRFESGKLGVWEFEKDGAVVRVPPQGPLLSSSQDLEVGAAIGGVGIMYTFEEYLGPLFEQGTLLPVLEDWWQAFDGPYLYYNDRRHVPSPLRAFVDFLKAETV, from the coding sequence ATGCGCCAGCCCAACCTCACAGATGTCGCACTGTTTGCAGCCGTCGTGGAGGCCGGCGGCTTTCGGGTAGCGGCGCAAAAGCGTGGTATGTCGGCGTCATCGATCAGCGATTGCGTCCGCCGACTGGAAAGCGACCTGGGTGTGCGCTTGCTCAACCGCACCACGCGCAGCGTAGTTCCGACGGATGTGGGGGCTCGGCTGCTGGAGCGGCTGCGCCCTGCCCTCGACGAAATCGGCGCAGCCTTCAGCGACCTCGATGACGATGCGCTGCACCCGGTCGGTACGCTGCGCCTCAACGTCCCGGTGCCGATTGCCCGCTTCGTGCTGCCGCAGCTGATCCCCACCTTTCTTGAACGCTATCCCGGTGTGAGCGTGGAAGTGACGATGGACAACACCTTCATCGACGTCATCGCTGCCGGCTACGACGCGGGGGTGCGCTATGAGGAACGTGTCGCCAAGGACATGATCGCCGTGCCCATCGGACCAAGGCGGCAACGCTTCGTGGCGGCCGCATCGCCCGCTTACCTGCAAAAATACGGCACACCGCTGCACCCCAGAGACCTGCTCAACCACCGTTTGATCGGTCATCGTTTCGAGAGCGGCAAGCTGGGCGTGTGGGAGTTCGAAAAAGACGGTGCCGTCGTGCGTGTTCCGCCGCAAGGGCCGCTGCTCTCATCGTCCCAGGATCTTGAAGTGGGCGCCGCTATCGGTGGCGTGGGCATCATGTACACCTTCGAGGAATACCTCGGGCCACTGTTCGAGCAGGGAACGCTATTGCCGGTACTGGAAGACTGGTGGCAGGCATTCGATGGCCCCTACCTGTATTACAACGACCGCCGCCACGTGCCCTCGCCGCTCAGGGCATTTGTAGATTTTCTCAAGGCCGAAACAGTTTGA
- the rimO gene encoding 30S ribosomal protein S12 methylthiotransferase RimO yields MTTTATPKVGFVSLGCPKALVDSERILTQLRMEGYEVVPTYQDADVVVVNTCGFIDSAKAESLEVIGEAIKENGKVIVTGCMGVEEGAIRKVHPSVLSVTGPQQYEQVVNAVHDVVPPRQDHNPLIDLIPPQGVKLTPRHYAYLKISEGCNHSCSFCIIPSMRGKLVSRPVGDVLGEAERLVKAGVKELLVISQDTSAYGVDLKYKTDFWNGQPVKTRMKELCEALSSMGVWVRLHYVYPYPNVDDIIPLMAAGKILPYLDIPFQHASPRVLKLMKRPAFEDRTLARIKSWREQCPDLTIRSTFIVGFPGETEEDFQYLLDWLTEAQLDRVGCFQYSPVEGAPANDLDVDIVPDDVKQDRWDRFMAHQQAISTARLQMKTGREMDVLIDEVDDQGAVARSCADAPEIDGSVFIEGTDFQPGDKVRVRIVDADEYDMWAERV; encoded by the coding sequence ATGACCACCACCGCCACGCCGAAAGTCGGCTTCGTTTCGCTCGGCTGCCCGAAAGCACTCGTCGATTCCGAGCGCATTCTCACCCAGCTGCGCATGGAAGGTTATGAAGTCGTGCCGACCTACCAGGACGCCGACGTGGTGGTGGTCAACACCTGCGGCTTCATCGACAGCGCCAAGGCCGAGTCGCTGGAAGTGATCGGTGAAGCGATCAAGGAAAATGGCAAGGTCATCGTCACCGGCTGCATGGGCGTAGAAGAAGGCGCGATCCGTAAAGTGCACCCCAGCGTGCTGTCGGTCACCGGCCCGCAGCAATACGAGCAGGTGGTCAACGCCGTTCATGACGTGGTGCCGCCACGCCAGGATCACAACCCATTGATCGACCTGATCCCACCGCAAGGCGTAAAACTCACCCCGCGCCATTACGCCTACCTGAAGATTTCCGAAGGGTGTAACCACAGTTGCAGCTTCTGCATCATCCCGTCGATGCGCGGCAAGCTGGTCAGCCGCCCGGTAGGCGACGTGCTGGGCGAGGCCGAGCGCCTGGTCAAGGCCGGCGTCAAGGAGTTGCTGGTGATCAGCCAGGACACCAGCGCCTACGGCGTCGACCTCAAGTACAAGACCGATTTCTGGAACGGCCAGCCGGTGAAGACGCGCATGAAAGAGCTCTGCGAAGCGCTCTCCAGCATGGGCGTGTGGGTGCGCCTGCACTACGTGTACCCGTACCCCAATGTCGACGACATCATCCCGCTGATGGCCGCCGGCAAGATCCTGCCGTACCTGGACATCCCCTTCCAGCACGCCAGCCCGCGCGTACTCAAACTGATGAAGCGCCCGGCCTTCGAAGACCGCACCCTGGCGCGCATCAAGTCGTGGCGCGAGCAGTGCCCGGATCTGACCATCCGTTCGACCTTCATCGTCGGCTTCCCCGGCGAAACCGAAGAAGACTTCCAGTACCTGCTCGACTGGCTGACCGAAGCCCAGCTCGACCGCGTCGGCTGCTTCCAGTACTCGCCGGTAGAAGGCGCGCCGGCCAACGATCTGGATGTGGATATCGTCCCGGATGACGTCAAACAGGATCGCTGGGATCGCTTCATGGCCCACCAACAGGCCATCAGCACTGCACGCCTGCAGATGAAGACCGGCCGCGAAATGGACGTGCTGATCGACGAAGTCGACGACCAAGGCGCCGTAGCCCGCTCCTGCGCCGATGCCCCGGAAATCGACGGCAGCGTCTTCATCGAAGGCACCGACTTCCAGCCGGGCGACAAGGTGCGCGTGCGTATCGTCGACGCCGATGAATACGATATGTGGGCTGAGCGGGTTTAA
- a CDS encoding sensor histidine kinase → MVHQLAVLLIVALLASHAIAVLLLQRTGALVHPLSRAQVLERLGTAYHAAVELNHGDGERLLISMGGVEARFWIAAEADVPGFEMHPEELRLTAELANELQAPADLIHMQLERIGGGPAREDVLSPAGWEPLRLRSSIRLPSGQYLNALQHPSGAYEWSRLLAYALPVSIVPILLILLFFMARVVRPFRTLAAATERISRGERIAPLSLFGPREAQELSQAFNLMQERLARHVEGRTRMLAALSHDLNTPLTELRLQLELLDDGPLREDLLDSLDELRAMVAETLDFIRDDAVQEPTVRLSLTVLLDDLARRYRTLGQPVSWQAGPEVFCRCRPLALKRALTNLIDNALQHGGDAVISLERTAAGEIGLEILDHGPGIDPARLEQVFEPFVQLNAEKSARGLGLGLAIARACVQAHGGELTLENRPPAGLCAVVRLPAEGH, encoded by the coding sequence CTGGTTCATCAGTTGGCGGTGTTGCTGATCGTCGCGTTGCTGGCATCCCATGCTATTGCCGTCCTGCTGCTGCAGCGCACCGGCGCGCTGGTGCATCCGCTGTCCCGTGCCCAAGTACTGGAGCGTCTGGGTACCGCTTACCACGCGGCCGTGGAATTGAATCACGGCGATGGCGAGCGCCTGTTGATATCGATGGGCGGCGTCGAGGCGCGTTTCTGGATCGCCGCCGAGGCGGATGTTCCGGGCTTCGAGATGCACCCGGAAGAGTTACGCCTGACCGCCGAGTTGGCCAATGAGCTGCAGGCTCCTGCAGACCTGATCCACATGCAGCTCGAACGCATCGGCGGCGGGCCCGCTCGCGAAGATGTGCTGAGCCCCGCCGGCTGGGAGCCGTTGCGCCTGCGCAGCAGTATCAGGCTGCCGTCGGGGCAGTACCTCAATGCGTTGCAGCATCCATCCGGCGCCTATGAATGGAGCCGCCTGCTGGCGTACGCCTTGCCGGTGAGCATCGTGCCGATTCTGTTGATCCTGCTGTTCTTCATGGCCCGAGTGGTGCGCCCGTTCAGGACGCTGGCCGCGGCCACCGAGCGCATCAGCCGGGGTGAGCGCATCGCACCGCTGTCGCTGTTCGGCCCGCGCGAGGCTCAGGAGCTGAGCCAGGCCTTCAACCTGATGCAGGAGCGGCTGGCGCGGCACGTGGAAGGGCGTACGCGGATGCTCGCGGCGCTCAGCCATGACCTCAACACGCCCTTGACCGAGCTGCGCCTGCAGCTCGAGTTGCTCGATGACGGCCCCTTGCGCGAGGACTTGCTCGACAGCCTCGACGAGCTGCGTGCGATGGTCGCCGAGACCTTGGACTTCATCCGCGACGATGCCGTGCAGGAGCCTACGGTGCGCCTGTCATTGACCGTGTTGCTCGATGACTTGGCGCGGCGTTATCGCACCCTGGGTCAGCCGGTCAGTTGGCAGGCGGGGCCCGAGGTTTTCTGTCGTTGCCGACCGCTGGCGCTCAAGCGCGCGCTCACCAACCTGATCGACAACGCCCTGCAACACGGCGGCGATGCGGTGATCAGCCTGGAGCGCACGGCTGCGGGCGAGATAGGCCTGGAGATTCTCGACCACGGGCCGGGTATCGATCCCGCGCGACTGGAACAGGTGTTCGAGCCGTTCGTGCAGCTCAATGCCGAGAAAAGCGCGAGGGGGCTGGGCCTCGGTCTGGCCATCGCCCGCGCGTGCGTGCAGGCCCACGGTGGCGAACTGACCCTGGAAAACCGCCCGCCCGCCGGTCTGTGCGCGGTGGTGCGTCTACCGGCGGAGGGTCATTGA
- a CDS encoding response regulator transcription factor, translating to MNPTAPLSAPRVLVVDDHRKIREPLAVYLRKHAFDVRTAESAEGMWQLLDGQPFDVVVLDVMLPDGDGFELCSRLHRRNGVPVILLTARDTISDRIRGLDLGADDYLTKPFEPRELVARINSVLRRRGAVSAEPAPVESAPQPLVRHYQFAGLAFSSGSGSLSDSNGQATRLSTAEGRLLQVFLDHPNQVLDRARLIDLTARPDSDVFDRTIDRQVSRLRRKLTDSAGCDDLLRTVWGGGYMLVAEVTRS from the coding sequence ATGAATCCGACTGCTCCGCTCTCTGCACCGCGCGTTCTGGTGGTCGACGACCATCGCAAGATTCGCGAGCCGCTGGCCGTTTATCTGCGCAAGCACGCGTTCGATGTGCGTACCGCGGAAAGCGCCGAGGGCATGTGGCAGTTGCTCGACGGTCAGCCGTTCGACGTGGTGGTGTTGGATGTGATGCTCCCTGACGGCGATGGCTTCGAGCTATGCAGCCGTTTGCACCGGCGCAATGGCGTGCCGGTGATTCTGCTGACCGCTCGCGATACCATCAGCGACCGCATCCGTGGGCTGGATCTGGGCGCCGATGATTACCTGACCAAGCCCTTCGAACCACGGGAGCTGGTGGCACGCATCAACAGCGTGCTGCGCCGGCGCGGCGCGGTCAGCGCCGAGCCTGCGCCGGTCGAATCGGCGCCGCAGCCGCTGGTGCGCCATTACCAGTTCGCCGGCCTGGCCTTCTCCAGCGGCAGTGGCAGCCTGAGTGACAGCAATGGGCAGGCGACCCGTCTGAGCACGGCGGAAGGGCGCTTGCTGCAGGTTTTTCTCGACCACCCCAACCAGGTACTGGATCGCGCCCGGCTGATCGACCTGACGGCTCGCCCGGACAGCGATGTGTTCGATCGCACCATCGACCGCCAGGTCAGCCGCCTGCGCCGCAAGCTGACCGACAGCGCCGGCTGTGACGACCTGCTGCGCACCGTGTGGGGCGGCGGTTACATGTTGGTCGCGGAGGTGACGCGCTCATGA
- a CDS encoding DUF2986 domain-containing protein, with amino-acid sequence MNRRKKIKQLLEAHAKKANAKLAPKNKPKYICKADRLKLANEATEAPAVLPES; translated from the coding sequence ATGAATCGCCGCAAGAAGATAAAGCAGCTGTTAGAGGCCCACGCCAAAAAGGCCAATGCCAAACTGGCGCCTAAGAACAAGCCTAAATACATCTGCAAAGCCGACAGGCTGAAGCTGGCCAATGAGGCGACTGAGGCACCTGCCGTTTTGCCTGAGAGCTGA
- a CDS encoding TonB-dependent receptor domain-containing protein, with the protein MHAPFPRRRIGTLIRLATFCLATGSTFAYADTVELDDMVVTASGFAQNLEDAPASVTVISGDDLRKRSVQNLGDAVRDVEGVVVNGGANETDIQIRGMPGDYTLILVDGKRQSGRDSRVNGNRGYEQSFVPPTAAIERIEVVRGPMSSLYGSDAIGGVINIITRKVSPEWGGNISYDYSARPNSDQGNARNTQFYLNGPLINEVLGLQVWGSYLDRQADDDVEANEGFAKSDNKSLTARLALTPTENHDFLLEAGASRLKNGDGLSANWSTREQKNNRDHWSLTHDGRWGWADSTLSFAEETTSREGKATPAQTDVFGRKPEIRNRVLDGKLVIPTDYHVTTTGVQWNEATLTDWNQANRGTSRERENEEYSVVQKALFAEDEWSITDDFALTTGVRLDHHEQYGSHVNPRVYGVWHLNNEWTLKGGVARGFKAPELRAVIDDYAVVRRNRFVQFGNSNLKPESSTNYELSAMWSNRDDLSAGATLFYNDFKDKLSTVTTAEQWQGLTVMERVNVDKAVIRGLELSGSWQALANVAIKGNFTYLDSEQKSGVDKGRPLSLTPKRKASLRADWDINERTLAWAATNYSGEEYGATLTGQSSRAYTTADIGGSYKLTQNLTLNSAIYNLGNKRLNDEDDGTVNYGRTYWLGASLDF; encoded by the coding sequence ATGCACGCGCCCTTCCCTCGCCGCCGTATCGGCACCCTGATTCGCCTGGCGACTTTCTGCCTGGCCACTGGCAGCACCTTCGCCTATGCCGACACCGTCGAGCTGGACGACATGGTGGTGACCGCCTCCGGTTTTGCCCAGAATCTTGAAGACGCCCCGGCGTCGGTCACCGTGATCAGCGGTGATGATCTGCGCAAGCGCTCGGTGCAGAACCTGGGTGATGCGGTGCGTGATGTGGAAGGTGTAGTGGTCAACGGCGGCGCCAACGAGACCGATATCCAGATCCGCGGCATGCCTGGCGACTACACGCTGATTCTGGTAGACGGCAAACGCCAGAGCGGGCGCGATTCGCGGGTCAATGGCAACCGTGGTTATGAGCAAAGCTTCGTGCCGCCGACGGCAGCCATCGAGCGTATCGAGGTGGTGCGCGGGCCGATGTCATCGCTGTACGGTTCGGATGCCATCGGTGGGGTGATCAACATCATCACCCGCAAGGTATCGCCCGAGTGGGGCGGCAACATTTCCTACGATTACTCGGCGCGCCCGAATAGCGATCAGGGCAATGCCCGCAACACCCAGTTCTATCTCAATGGCCCGCTGATCAACGAAGTGCTCGGCCTGCAGGTATGGGGCAGCTACCTCGACCGCCAGGCCGATGACGACGTCGAAGCCAACGAAGGCTTCGCCAAGTCCGACAACAAGAGCCTGACCGCTCGACTGGCCCTTACGCCGACCGAGAATCATGACTTCCTGCTCGAAGCGGGCGCCTCGCGCCTGAAGAACGGCGATGGTCTCAGCGCCAACTGGTCGACCCGCGAACAGAAGAACAACCGTGATCACTGGTCGCTGACCCACGACGGCCGCTGGGGCTGGGCGGATTCGACGCTGTCTTTCGCCGAAGAAACCACCAGCCGCGAGGGCAAGGCGACACCGGCGCAGACCGATGTGTTCGGGCGCAAGCCGGAGATCCGCAACCGCGTGCTGGACGGCAAACTGGTGATCCCCACCGACTACCACGTCACCACCACCGGCGTGCAGTGGAACGAAGCCACGCTGACCGACTGGAACCAGGCCAACCGCGGCACCTCCCGCGAGCGTGAGAACGAGGAATACTCGGTGGTGCAGAAGGCCCTGTTCGCCGAAGACGAGTGGTCGATCACCGACGACTTCGCCCTTACCACCGGCGTACGTCTGGATCATCACGAGCAGTACGGCAGCCACGTCAACCCGCGCGTCTACGGCGTCTGGCACCTGAATAACGAATGGACGCTGAAAGGCGGTGTGGCCCGCGGCTTCAAGGCGCCCGAACTGCGCGCGGTGATCGATGACTACGCCGTGGTGCGCCGCAACCGCTTCGTGCAGTTCGGTAACTCCAACCTCAAGCCCGAGAGCAGCACCAACTACGAGCTGAGCGCGATGTGGTCGAACCGTGACGACCTGTCGGCCGGTGCCACGCTGTTCTACAACGACTTCAAGGACAAGCTGTCCACCGTCACCACCGCCGAACAGTGGCAGGGCCTGACGGTGATGGAGCGAGTCAACGTGGACAAAGCGGTGATCCGCGGTCTGGAGTTGAGCGGCAGCTGGCAGGCACTGGCCAACGTGGCGATCAAAGGTAACTTCACCTATCTGGATTCCGAGCAGAAAAGCGGCGTCGACAAGGGCCGGCCGCTGTCGCTGACTCCCAAGCGCAAGGCGAGCCTGCGTGCCGACTGGGACATCAACGAACGAACCCTGGCCTGGGCTGCCACCAACTACAGCGGCGAGGAATATGGCGCCACGCTGACCGGCCAATCGTCCCGCGCCTACACCACTGCCGACATCGGTGGCTCGTACAAGCTGACGCAGAACCTGACGCTCAACTCGGCCATCTACAACCTGGGTAACAAACGCCTCAACGACGAGGACGACGGCACGGTCAATTATGGCCGTACCTACTGGCTGGGCGCGTCGCTGGACTTCTGA
- the xseA gene encoding exodeoxyribonuclease VII large subunit, producing MIKDPFQRLNLDREVLSVSQLNNRARLLLEDVFGGIWVEGEISNLARPASGHIYFTLKDSQAQVRCALFRQNAARVRQALRDGLAVKVCGKVSLFEGRGDYQLILDSVEPAGDGALRLAFEALKEKLGAEGLFAAERKSPLPAHPRRIGIISSPTGAVIRDIISVFRRRAPQVELSLIPTAVQGREATAQIVRALKLADAQGFDALILARGGGSLEDLWCFNEEAVARAVDACVTPIVSAVGHETDVSISDFVADVRAPTPSAAAELLAPHSDDLVQRVTVLQRRLTLAINGRLARERMRLEGLTRRMRHPGERLRQQAQRLDDLDMRLRRAYVQQVNGRAHKLAQLQARLAGQHPGRHLKLLRQRLDSLAERLPRAMKEGLKARRLLLQSQMQTLHVVSPLATLGRGYSILLDDRGRAIRSAAATQPGQRLKARLGEGELDVRVEDNHVAPVTLSLLD from the coding sequence ATGATCAAAGACCCGTTCCAACGCCTGAACCTCGACCGCGAGGTACTCAGCGTCAGCCAGCTAAACAACCGCGCACGCCTGCTGCTCGAAGATGTCTTCGGTGGCATCTGGGTCGAGGGAGAAATTTCCAACCTCGCACGGCCGGCCTCCGGGCATATCTATTTCACCCTCAAGGACAGCCAGGCCCAGGTGCGCTGTGCGCTGTTCCGACAGAACGCTGCGCGGGTACGCCAGGCACTGCGTGACGGCCTGGCGGTCAAGGTGTGCGGCAAGGTTTCGCTGTTCGAGGGCCGTGGCGACTATCAGCTGATTCTCGACTCCGTGGAGCCGGCCGGTGACGGTGCCCTGCGCCTGGCCTTCGAGGCCTTGAAGGAGAAGCTAGGCGCCGAAGGGCTGTTCGCCGCCGAGCGCAAAAGCCCCCTGCCCGCTCACCCCCGGCGCATCGGCATCATCAGCTCGCCCACCGGCGCAGTGATCCGCGACATCATCAGCGTGTTTCGCCGCCGTGCACCGCAGGTCGAACTGAGTCTGATCCCTACCGCTGTGCAGGGCCGCGAGGCCACGGCGCAGATCGTCCGCGCCTTGAAGCTGGCGGATGCCCAGGGCTTCGATGCGCTGATCCTCGCTCGTGGCGGTGGCTCGCTGGAGGATCTCTGGTGCTTCAACGAAGAGGCCGTGGCACGTGCCGTGGATGCCTGCGTCACGCCCATCGTCAGCGCGGTCGGTCATGAAACCGATGTATCGATCAGCGATTTCGTCGCGGACGTACGCGCCCCTACGCCGTCAGCCGCGGCCGAGCTGCTGGCGCCCCATAGCGATGATCTGGTGCAGCGGGTCACGGTGCTGCAACGCCGTCTCACCCTGGCCATCAATGGCCGCCTGGCCCGTGAACGCATGCGCCTCGAGGGCCTTACCCGGCGTATGCGACACCCCGGCGAGCGGCTGCGGCAACAGGCCCAGCGCCTCGACGATCTCGACATGCGCCTGCGCCGCGCCTATGTGCAGCAGGTCAATGGGCGCGCACACAAGCTCGCGCAGCTGCAGGCTCGCCTGGCCGGGCAGCATCCGGGGCGTCACCTCAAGCTGCTGCGCCAGCGCCTCGACAGCCTCGCCGAGCGTCTGCCAAGGGCCATGAAAGAAGGGCTCAAGGCGCGCCGCCTGCTGCTGCAGAGCCAGATGCAGACGCTGCACGTGGTCAGCCCCCTGGCAACCCTTGGGCGCGGTTACAGCATCCTGCTCGACGACCGTGGCCGGGCTATCCGCAGCGCCGCCGCCACCCAACCAGGGCAACGCCTCAAGGCGCGCCTGGGCGAAGGCGAGCTGGATGTACGCGTCGAAGACAACCACGTTGCACCGGTAACACTTTCGCTGTTGGATTGA